One region of Poecile atricapillus isolate bPoeAtr1 chromosome 8, bPoeAtr1.hap1, whole genome shotgun sequence genomic DNA includes:
- the EIF4E2 gene encoding eukaryotic translation initiation factor 4E type 2 isoform X2: MNNKFDALKDDDSGDHDQNEENNTQKDSEKEKNDREKPQSTTKRKAVVPGPAEHPLQYNYTFWYSRRTPGRPTSSQSYEQNIKQIGTFASVEQFWRFYSHMVRPGDLTGHSDFHLFKEGIKPMWEDDANKNGGKWIIRLRKGLASRCWENLILAMLGEQFMVGEEICGAVVSVRFQEDIISIWNKTASDQATTARIRDTLRRVLNLPPNTIMEYKTHTDSIKDNSSFRNTKITL; the protein is encoded by the exons ATTGAAAGATGATGATAGTGGAGACCATGACCAGAATGAGGAAAATAACACACAGAAAGAcagtgagaaggaaaagaatgaTCGTGAGAAACCACAGAGTACTACCAAGAGGAAG GCTGTGGTCCCGGGGCCAGCTGAGCACCCCTTGCAGTATAACTACACCTTCTGGTACTCCCGACGGACCCCCGGGCGGCCCACCAGCTCCCAGAGTTATGAACAGAACATCAAACAGATTGGCACCTTTGCCTCT GTGGAACAGTTCTGGCGGTTTTACAGTCACATGGTACGTCCTGGGGACCTGACAGGCCACAGTGACTTCCATCTTTTCAAAGAGGGCATCAAACCCATGTGGGAG GATGATGCCAACAAAAATGGTGGTAAATGGATTATCCGTCTGCGGAAGGGCTTAGCGTCACGGTGCTGGGAGAATCTTATTCTGGCCATGTTGGGAGAGCAGTTCATGGTGGGGGAAGAAATCTGTGGGGCCGTCGTTTCTGTCCGATTCCAG GAGGACATCATCTCCATATGGAACAAGACAGCCAGCGACCAGGCCACGACAGCCCGAATACGCGACACGTTACGAAGAGTGCTCAACCTACCTCCCAACACCATCATGGAATATAAAACCCACACCGATAGCATCAA
- the EIF4E2 gene encoding eukaryotic translation initiation factor 4E type 2 isoform X1 — MNNKFDALKDDDSGDHDQNEENNTQKDSEKEKNDREKPQSTTKRKAVVPGPAEHPLQYNYTFWYSRRTPGRPTSSQSYEQNIKQIGTFASVEQFWRFYSHMVRPGDLTGHSDFHLFKEGIKPMWEDDANKNGGKWIIRLRKGLASRCWENLILAMLGEQFMVGEEICGAVVSVRFQEDIISIWNKTASDQATTARIRDTLRRVLNLPPNTIMEYKTHTDSIKAWEEFHGLVNSSGR, encoded by the exons ATTGAAAGATGATGATAGTGGAGACCATGACCAGAATGAGGAAAATAACACACAGAAAGAcagtgagaaggaaaagaatgaTCGTGAGAAACCACAGAGTACTACCAAGAGGAAG GCTGTGGTCCCGGGGCCAGCTGAGCACCCCTTGCAGTATAACTACACCTTCTGGTACTCCCGACGGACCCCCGGGCGGCCCACCAGCTCCCAGAGTTATGAACAGAACATCAAACAGATTGGCACCTTTGCCTCT GTGGAACAGTTCTGGCGGTTTTACAGTCACATGGTACGTCCTGGGGACCTGACAGGCCACAGTGACTTCCATCTTTTCAAAGAGGGCATCAAACCCATGTGGGAG GATGATGCCAACAAAAATGGTGGTAAATGGATTATCCGTCTGCGGAAGGGCTTAGCGTCACGGTGCTGGGAGAATCTTATTCTGGCCATGTTGGGAGAGCAGTTCATGGTGGGGGAAGAAATCTGTGGGGCCGTCGTTTCTGTCCGATTCCAG GAGGACATCATCTCCATATGGAACAAGACAGCCAGCGACCAGGCCACGACAGCCCGAATACGCGACACGTTACGAAGAGTGCTCAACCTACCTCCCAACACCATCATGGAATATAAAACCCACACCGATAGCATCAA